The following proteins are co-located in the Carassius gibelio isolate Cgi1373 ecotype wild population from Czech Republic chromosome A21, carGib1.2-hapl.c, whole genome shotgun sequence genome:
- the LOC127941610 gene encoding histone-lysine N-methyltransferase EHMT1-like isoform X1 yields the protein MSLVSLADPVVDSFEPSSLANGNSGKRESMKSEGTKESRTDQEEGGDEDHLNGQADPLRETTELNGTYENMDTKRTEQNQSAQGSPARSSTMENGLSETKPPHGSTVGSNGYILSKQQEDTVSAPHRTNWSPIGGSTLGHGTKSSPTSASTLRSPDQGSSNSAASPGPSPSERQPETETKNGIVSNTSPPTIHRARKTMSRPASNQTLKLLNRENKEPVMVKDDSLGKPEAVQPPPSPIQNQLPQSQTDTTSVLNTTPAKPQTVEPRPVSPSVAAVSRKKKRKMGMYSLVPKKKNKVLKQRTVLEMFQRMSQSPPNPQSKETVHVNGERIENESDEEESEEGEDTEEDEELVRVDGAKSSQEGPKIDSVSQPLEEEHESEESPEGEEEGDESDLSSESSLKKKWKKKVKGDHAWLRPSRKRKRKLKAKTEGLSGMESQSQSESQSSPSALSENRKEYKEVPLDSLNLAAQEALLTSQSTAVSGSVESTDTDMVQELPLCSCRMEMPKSREILTLADRKCMATESIDGQLSRCQSAVLKHEMMRPSNSVQLLVLCEDHRTGMVKHQCCPGCGFFCRAGVFMECQPEVNISHRFHRACASVLNGQSFCPHCGEEVSKAKEVTIAKADTTSTVPLTHGSCKPSTSEGKADTTTGGSTRHAILGEGKADSTLHKLPQTQDTSVSPLGFRTGPVVGSGTGPPPGPPKETLESVLLALDAEKPKKLRFHPKQLYISAKQGELQKVLLMLVDGIDPNFKMESQNKRTPLHVAAEAGHQEVCHMLVQAGANLDMCDEDQRTPLMEACENNHLDTVRYLLRAGAIVSHKDVEGSTCLHLAAKTGHFGIVQHLLSTGLVDINCQDDGGWTAMIWATEYKHVDQVKLLLSKGADINIRDKEENICLHWAAFSGCVEIAEILLDAKCDLNAVNIHGDSPMHIASRESRLDCVNLFLSRGADISLKNKEGETPMECSSQNSKVWTTLQASKKQREANINQTDPVEKLLNRDIARGYEKVPISCVNAVDSEPCPDNYKYVPDSCVTSPMNIDKNITHLQYCVCKDDCSSASCMCGQLSLRCWYDKESRLLPEFCNEEPPLIFECNHACSCWRTCKNRVVQNGLRIRLQLFRTQMMGWGVKTLQDIPQGTFVCEYVGEIISDAEADVRENDSYLFSLDSKVGDMYCVDARFYGNISRFINHHCEPNLFPCRVFTSHQDLRFPHIAFFACKNISAGDELGFDYGDHFWDVKGKLFRCQCGSSKCKHSATAVAQRQADSTPGDQQPSTLPDTSSSTPSSPS from the exons CCCTCCAGTTTGGCCAATGGGAATTCAGGCAAGAGGGAAAGTATGAAGTCCGAGGGGACAAAAGAGTCTCGCACTGATCAAGAGGAGG GAGGAGATGAAGATCACTTGAACGGGCAAGCCGACCCTCTCAGAGAGACCACTGAGCTGAATGGGACTTATGAAAATATGGACACAAAGAGAACTGAACAGAACCAGTCTGCACAAGGGTCCCCAGCCCGATCCTCAACCATGGAGAATGGACTGTCAGAGACCAAGCCGCCCCACGGCTCTACAGTGGGCAGTAATGGATATATTCTAAGCAAACAGCAGGAAGACACAGTGTCAGCCCCACACAGGACTAACTGGTCTCCCATTGGGGGTTCCACATTGGGGCATGGGACTAAAAGCTCGCCAACTTCAGCTTCAACATTGCGATCCCCAGATCAGGGTTCTTCAAACAGTGCTGCAAGCCCAGGGCCGAGCCCATCAGAGAGACAACCGGAAACAGAGACTAAAAACGGCATAGTATCGAATACATCGCCACCAACAATACATCGCGCACGCAAAACTATGTCAAGGCCGGCCTCAAACCAGACACTAAAG CTTTTGAATAGGGAAAATAAGGAGCCAGTCATGGTGAAAGATGACAGTCTGGGTAAACCAGAGGCAGTGCAGCCTCCGCCATCTCCAATCCAGAATCAGCTACCTCAAAGCCAAACTGACACCACATCTGTACTGAACACCACACCAGCAAAGCCACAAACAG TTGAACCCAGACCTGTCTCTCCCTCAGTAGCAGCCGTGTCaaggaagaagaaaagaaagatggGAATGTATAGTCTTGTGCccaagaagaaaaataaagttttgaaacAACGcacagttctggagatgtttcAGCGTATGTCCCAGTCTCCACCCAACCCCCAG TCAAAGGAAACGGTGCATGTGAATGGCGAGAGAATAGAGAATGAGTCTGATGAAGAAGAGTCAGAGGAGGGAGAAGACACCGAGGAGGATGAGGAGCTGGTCAGAGTGGATGGAGCTAAATCCTCTCAGGAGGGACCGAAGATAGATTCAGTCTCTCAG CCTCTTGAAGAAGAACATGAGTCTGAGGAGTCACCAGAGGGTGAAGAGGAAGGGGATGAATCAGACTTG AGTTCAGAGTCCAGTctgaaaaagaaatggaaaaagaaaGTCAAGGGGGACCATGCCTGGCTCCGACCATCAAGGAAGCGCAAGAGGAAATTGAAAGCGAAAACAGAAGGACTATCAG GAATGGAGTCCCAGTCTCAATCTGAGAGCCAGAGCTCCCCATCAGCCCTTTCTGAGAACAGGAAAGAGTATAAAGAAGTCCCATTAGACTCCCTCAACCTAGCAGCACAGGAAGCCTTACTGACATCTCAGAGTACAG CTGTTTCAGGGTCAGTGGAGAGCACCGACACCGACATGGTGCAGGAACTGCCCCTTTGCAGCTGTCGAATGGAGATGCCCAAGAGCCGAGAGATTCTCACACTTGCGGACAGGAAGTGTATGGCCACGGAGAGCATTGATGGCCAG CTGAGCCGTTGTCAGAGTGCAGTGCTGAAGCACGAGATGATGAGGCCTTCAAACTCTGTCCAACTGCTGGTATTGTGTGAGGACCATCGTACGGGGATGGTCAAACATCAGTGCTGCCCAGGCTGTGGCTTCTTTTGCAGAGCC GGCGTCTTCATGGAGTGTCAGCCAGAGGTGAACATCTCCCACCGGTTTCATCGAGCCTGTGCCTCGGTGCTCAACGGTCAGAGCTTTTGTCCACACTGTGGAGAGGAGGTCAGCAAGGCGAAAGAGGTCACCATTGCCAAGGCCGATACGACATCTACTGTGCCTCTCACCCACGGCTCCTGCAAACCCAGCACCTCAGAGGGCAAAGCAGACACCACCACTGGAGG GTCCACTCGGCACGCTATTCTTGGAGAGGGCAAAGCAGATAGCACCTTACACAAACTTCCACAGACACAGGACACATCTGTGTCACCTTTGGGCTTCAGAACCGGACCTGTAGTTGGATCTGGaaccggacctccaccaggaccGCCTAAGGAAACTCTGGAAAGTGTCCTGCTGGCTCTAGATGCAGAGAA ACCCAAGAAGCTTCGGTTTCACCCAAAACAgctgtacatttctgccaaacAAGGGGAGCTCCAGAAGGTCCTATTGATGTTGG TGGATGGGATAGACCCTAACTTTAAAATGGAGAGCCAAAACAAACGCACACCGCTCCATGTAGCAGCTGAAGCAGGTCATCAGGAAGTCTGCCATATGCTGGTGCAG GCTGGTGCAAACCTTGACATGTGTGATGAAGACCAGCGGACTCCCCTGATGGAGGCCTGTGAGAACAATCATCTTGACACAGTGCGCTATCTTCTGCGGGCAGGAGCCATCGTCTCTCACAAG gatGTTGAAGGTTCAACATGTCTCCATCTTGCTGCTAAGACTGGACATTTTGGCATTGTACAACATTTGCTGTCTACAGGCCTTGTAGATATAAACTGCCAG GATGATGGAGGTTGGACAGCCATGATTTGGGCCACGGAGTACAAACATGTAGACCAAGTAAAACTGTTGCTCTCCAAAGGGGCTGACATCAACATCCGAGACAAG GAGGAAAATATCTGTCTACACTGGGCGGCATTCTCTGGCTGTGTGGAGATAGCTGAGATCCTGCTGGATGCAAAGTGTGATCTGAACGCCGTCAACATTCACGGAGACTCGCCGATGCACATAGCGTCACGGGAGAGCCGACTCGACTGTGTGAA CTTGTTTCTGTCACGAGGTGCTGACATAAGTCTTAAGAACAAAGAGGGAGAAACGCCCATGGAGTGCTCCAGCCAGAACTCGAAGGTTTGGACGACCCTTCAAGCCAGCAAAAAGCAGAGAGAAGCTAACATCAACCAGACTGACCCTGTAGAGAAGCTTCTCAACAG GGACATCGCCAGAGGCTACGAGAAAGTCCCCATCTCGTGTGTGAATGCGGTGGATAGCGAACCCTGTCCTGACAACTACAAATACGTCCCTGATAGCTGTGTGACGTCACCAATGAACATTGACAAAAATATCACCCACTTGCAG TACTGCGTCTGTAAAGACGATTGCTCCTCAGCTAGCTGCATGTGTGGACAACTCAGCCTGCGCTGCTGGTATGATAAA GAGAGCCGTCTACTGCCTGAGTTCTGCAATGAGGAGCCACCTCTTATATTTGAGTGCAACCATGCCTGCTCGTGCTGGAGAACATGCAAAAACCGTGTGGTACAGAACGGACTGAG GATAAGACTGCAGTTGTTCAGGACGCAAATGATGGGATGGGGTGTCAAGACGTTACAGGATATCCCGCAAGGAACATTTGTTTGCGA ATATGTTGGTGAGATCATCTCTGATGCCGAAGCAGATGTCAGAGAGAATGACTCCTATCTTTTCAGTCTGGACAGCAAG GTGGGTGATATGTACTGCGTTGATGCGCGTTTCTATGGCAACATCAGCCGCTTCATAAACCATCACTGTGAGCCGAATCTGTTTCCCTGTCGAGTGTTCACCTCTCACCAGGACCTCAGATTTCCTCACATCGCGTTCTTCGCCTGCAAGAACATCAGTGCCGGAGACGAACTTGG GTTTGATTACGGTGATCACTTCTGGGATGTAAAAGGGAAGCTGTTCAGATGCCAGTGTGGCTCGTCCAAATGCAAGCACTCAGCCACTGCCGTCGCCCAGAGACAGGCAGACAGTACGCCGGGAGACCAGCAGCCCAGCACCCTGCCCGATACCAGCTCGTCCACCCCATCCAGCCCCAGCTAA
- the LOC127941610 gene encoding histone-lysine N-methyltransferase EHMT1-like isoform X10 → MSLVSLADPVVDSFEPSSLANGNSGKRESMKSEGTKESRTDQEEGGDEDHLNGQADPLRETTELNGTYENMDTKRTEQNQSAQGSPARSSTMENGLSETKPPHGSTVGSNGYILSKQQEDTVSAPHRTNWSPIGGSTLGHGTKSSPTSASTLRSPDQGSSNSAASPGPSPSERQPETETKNGIVSNTSPPTIHRARKTMSRPASNQTLKLLNRENKEPVMVKDDSLGKPEAVQPPPSPIQNQLPQSQTDTTSVLNTTPAKPQTVEPRPVSPSVAAVSRKKKRKMGMYSLVPKKKNKVLKQRTVLEMFQRMSQSPPNPQSKETVHVNGERIENESDEEESEEGEDTEEDEELVRVDGAKSSQEGPKIDSVSQPLEEEHESEESPEGEEEGDESDLSSESSLKKKWKKKVKGDHAWLRPSRKRKRKLKAKTEGLSGMESQSQSESQSSPSALSENRKEYKEVPLDSLNLAAQEALLTSQSTAVSGSVESTDTDMVQELPLCSCRMEMPKSREILTLADRKCMATESIDGQGVFMECQPEVNISHRFHRACASVLNGQSFCPHCGEEVSKAKEVTIAKADTTSTVPLTHGSCKPSTSEGKADTTTGGSTRHAILGEGKADSTLHKLPQTQDTSVSPLGFRTGPVVGSGTGPPPGPPKETLESVLLALDAEKPKKLRFHPKQLYISAKQGELQKVLLMLVDGIDPNFKMESQNKRTPLHVAAEAGHQEVCHMLVQAGANLDMCDEDQRTPLMEACENNHLDTVRYLLRAGAIVSHKDVEGSTCLHLAAKTGHFGIVQHLLSTGLVDINCQDDGGWTAMIWATEYKHVDQVKLLLSKGADINIRDKEENICLHWAAFSGCVEIAEILLDAKCDLNAVNIHGDSPMHIASRESRLDCVNLFLSRGADISLKNKEGETPMECSSQNSKVWTTLQASKKQREANINQTDPVEKLLNRDIARGYEKVPISCVNAVDSEPCPDNYKYVPDSCVTSPMNIDKNITHLQYCVCKDDCSSASCMCGQLSLRCWYDKESRLLPEFCNEEPPLIFECNHACSCWRTCKNRVVQNGLRIRLQLFRTQMMGWGVKTLQDIPQGTFVCEYVGEIISDAEADVRENDSYLFSLDSKVGDMYCVDARFYGNISRFINHHCEPNLFPCRVFTSHQDLRFPHIAFFACKNISAGDELGFDYGDHFWDVKGKLFRCQCGSSKCKHSATAVAQRQADSTPGDQQPSTLPDTSSSTPSSPS, encoded by the exons CCCTCCAGTTTGGCCAATGGGAATTCAGGCAAGAGGGAAAGTATGAAGTCCGAGGGGACAAAAGAGTCTCGCACTGATCAAGAGGAGG GAGGAGATGAAGATCACTTGAACGGGCAAGCCGACCCTCTCAGAGAGACCACTGAGCTGAATGGGACTTATGAAAATATGGACACAAAGAGAACTGAACAGAACCAGTCTGCACAAGGGTCCCCAGCCCGATCCTCAACCATGGAGAATGGACTGTCAGAGACCAAGCCGCCCCACGGCTCTACAGTGGGCAGTAATGGATATATTCTAAGCAAACAGCAGGAAGACACAGTGTCAGCCCCACACAGGACTAACTGGTCTCCCATTGGGGGTTCCACATTGGGGCATGGGACTAAAAGCTCGCCAACTTCAGCTTCAACATTGCGATCCCCAGATCAGGGTTCTTCAAACAGTGCTGCAAGCCCAGGGCCGAGCCCATCAGAGAGACAACCGGAAACAGAGACTAAAAACGGCATAGTATCGAATACATCGCCACCAACAATACATCGCGCACGCAAAACTATGTCAAGGCCGGCCTCAAACCAGACACTAAAG CTTTTGAATAGGGAAAATAAGGAGCCAGTCATGGTGAAAGATGACAGTCTGGGTAAACCAGAGGCAGTGCAGCCTCCGCCATCTCCAATCCAGAATCAGCTACCTCAAAGCCAAACTGACACCACATCTGTACTGAACACCACACCAGCAAAGCCACAAACAG TTGAACCCAGACCTGTCTCTCCCTCAGTAGCAGCCGTGTCaaggaagaagaaaagaaagatggGAATGTATAGTCTTGTGCccaagaagaaaaataaagttttgaaacAACGcacagttctggagatgtttcAGCGTATGTCCCAGTCTCCACCCAACCCCCAG TCAAAGGAAACGGTGCATGTGAATGGCGAGAGAATAGAGAATGAGTCTGATGAAGAAGAGTCAGAGGAGGGAGAAGACACCGAGGAGGATGAGGAGCTGGTCAGAGTGGATGGAGCTAAATCCTCTCAGGAGGGACCGAAGATAGATTCAGTCTCTCAG CCTCTTGAAGAAGAACATGAGTCTGAGGAGTCACCAGAGGGTGAAGAGGAAGGGGATGAATCAGACTTG AGTTCAGAGTCCAGTctgaaaaagaaatggaaaaagaaaGTCAAGGGGGACCATGCCTGGCTCCGACCATCAAGGAAGCGCAAGAGGAAATTGAAAGCGAAAACAGAAGGACTATCAG GAATGGAGTCCCAGTCTCAATCTGAGAGCCAGAGCTCCCCATCAGCCCTTTCTGAGAACAGGAAAGAGTATAAAGAAGTCCCATTAGACTCCCTCAACCTAGCAGCACAGGAAGCCTTACTGACATCTCAGAGTACAG CTGTTTCAGGGTCAGTGGAGAGCACCGACACCGACATGGTGCAGGAACTGCCCCTTTGCAGCTGTCGAATGGAGATGCCCAAGAGCCGAGAGATTCTCACACTTGCGGACAGGAAGTGTATGGCCACGGAGAGCATTGATGGCCAG GGCGTCTTCATGGAGTGTCAGCCAGAGGTGAACATCTCCCACCGGTTTCATCGAGCCTGTGCCTCGGTGCTCAACGGTCAGAGCTTTTGTCCACACTGTGGAGAGGAGGTCAGCAAGGCGAAAGAGGTCACCATTGCCAAGGCCGATACGACATCTACTGTGCCTCTCACCCACGGCTCCTGCAAACCCAGCACCTCAGAGGGCAAAGCAGACACCACCACTGGAGG GTCCACTCGGCACGCTATTCTTGGAGAGGGCAAAGCAGATAGCACCTTACACAAACTTCCACAGACACAGGACACATCTGTGTCACCTTTGGGCTTCAGAACCGGACCTGTAGTTGGATCTGGaaccggacctccaccaggaccGCCTAAGGAAACTCTGGAAAGTGTCCTGCTGGCTCTAGATGCAGAGAA ACCCAAGAAGCTTCGGTTTCACCCAAAACAgctgtacatttctgccaaacAAGGGGAGCTCCAGAAGGTCCTATTGATGTTGG TGGATGGGATAGACCCTAACTTTAAAATGGAGAGCCAAAACAAACGCACACCGCTCCATGTAGCAGCTGAAGCAGGTCATCAGGAAGTCTGCCATATGCTGGTGCAG GCTGGTGCAAACCTTGACATGTGTGATGAAGACCAGCGGACTCCCCTGATGGAGGCCTGTGAGAACAATCATCTTGACACAGTGCGCTATCTTCTGCGGGCAGGAGCCATCGTCTCTCACAAG gatGTTGAAGGTTCAACATGTCTCCATCTTGCTGCTAAGACTGGACATTTTGGCATTGTACAACATTTGCTGTCTACAGGCCTTGTAGATATAAACTGCCAG GATGATGGAGGTTGGACAGCCATGATTTGGGCCACGGAGTACAAACATGTAGACCAAGTAAAACTGTTGCTCTCCAAAGGGGCTGACATCAACATCCGAGACAAG GAGGAAAATATCTGTCTACACTGGGCGGCATTCTCTGGCTGTGTGGAGATAGCTGAGATCCTGCTGGATGCAAAGTGTGATCTGAACGCCGTCAACATTCACGGAGACTCGCCGATGCACATAGCGTCACGGGAGAGCCGACTCGACTGTGTGAA CTTGTTTCTGTCACGAGGTGCTGACATAAGTCTTAAGAACAAAGAGGGAGAAACGCCCATGGAGTGCTCCAGCCAGAACTCGAAGGTTTGGACGACCCTTCAAGCCAGCAAAAAGCAGAGAGAAGCTAACATCAACCAGACTGACCCTGTAGAGAAGCTTCTCAACAG GGACATCGCCAGAGGCTACGAGAAAGTCCCCATCTCGTGTGTGAATGCGGTGGATAGCGAACCCTGTCCTGACAACTACAAATACGTCCCTGATAGCTGTGTGACGTCACCAATGAACATTGACAAAAATATCACCCACTTGCAG TACTGCGTCTGTAAAGACGATTGCTCCTCAGCTAGCTGCATGTGTGGACAACTCAGCCTGCGCTGCTGGTATGATAAA GAGAGCCGTCTACTGCCTGAGTTCTGCAATGAGGAGCCACCTCTTATATTTGAGTGCAACCATGCCTGCTCGTGCTGGAGAACATGCAAAAACCGTGTGGTACAGAACGGACTGAG GATAAGACTGCAGTTGTTCAGGACGCAAATGATGGGATGGGGTGTCAAGACGTTACAGGATATCCCGCAAGGAACATTTGTTTGCGA ATATGTTGGTGAGATCATCTCTGATGCCGAAGCAGATGTCAGAGAGAATGACTCCTATCTTTTCAGTCTGGACAGCAAG GTGGGTGATATGTACTGCGTTGATGCGCGTTTCTATGGCAACATCAGCCGCTTCATAAACCATCACTGTGAGCCGAATCTGTTTCCCTGTCGAGTGTTCACCTCTCACCAGGACCTCAGATTTCCTCACATCGCGTTCTTCGCCTGCAAGAACATCAGTGCCGGAGACGAACTTGG GTTTGATTACGGTGATCACTTCTGGGATGTAAAAGGGAAGCTGTTCAGATGCCAGTGTGGCTCGTCCAAATGCAAGCACTCAGCCACTGCCGTCGCCCAGAGACAGGCAGACAGTACGCCGGGAGACCAGCAGCCCAGCACCCTGCCCGATACCAGCTCGTCCACCCCATCCAGCCCCAGCTAA